The Salvelinus fontinalis isolate EN_2023a chromosome 31, ASM2944872v1, whole genome shotgun sequence genome has a window encoding:
- the LOC129829971 gene encoding E3 ubiquitin-protein ligase Itchy-like isoform X1 produces the protein MSFFYPTKGLLLQTEILRQTIPQVKKPYRYVMASSIAKPGPGNGYPMKAQLQIMVLSAKLKENKKNWFGPSPYVEVAVDGQSKKTEKCNNTHNPKWKQPLTVIVTPFSKLIFRVWSHQTLKSDVLLGMATLEVSETLKSNDMNISEVVQTLQLSADKDQTDVVGDLSVCLDGMQVDPEMFASAAEANSRSTSNGESQHNGDHDVRRSRDCSPSVDGLEHRASPTGRAVAVNGTGSPALSAGGSKGNPLRPPRPSRPPPPTPRRPTSSPASSNSSIPTEGSDGPSSETPVRMPAPAVPAADPNAPPPTHDQSQAIAARQAASVAPGTPRVPTVAAGPLLPGWEQRVDQNGRLYFVDHVEKRTTWERPEPLPSGWERRVDPMGRVYFVDHITRTTTWQRPTMETVRNYEQWQHQRNQLQGAMQQFNQRFIFGVNGLQDQVPATENKQFDPLGPLPHGWEKRTDSNERVYFVQHTTRTTQWEDPRTQGLLNEKPLPEGWEMRFTVDGIPYFVDHNRRATTYIDPRTGTSSLENGPQITYVRDFKAKVQYFRFWCQQLSMPQHIKITVTRKTLFEDSFQQIMSFNAQDLRRRLWIIFPGEEGLDYGGVAREWFFLLSHEVLNPMYCLFEYAGKDNYCLQINPASYINPDHLKYFKFIGRFIAMALFHGKFIDTGFSLPFYKRMLNKPWALKDLESIDTEFYNSLIWIKENDIEECGLEMYFSVDKEILGEITTHELKPDGGEVLVTEENKGEYIRLVAEWRLSRGVEEQTQAFFEGFNEVLPQQYLQYFDAKELEVMLCGMQEIDLTDWQRNTIYRHYARSSKQVLWFWQLIKEMDNEKRMRLLQFVTGTCRLPVGGFADLLGSNGPQKFCIEKVGKENWLPRSHTCFNRLDLPPYKSYEQLKEKLMFAIEETEGFGQE, from the exons GTATGTCATGGCCTCCAGCATTGCTAAACCAGGCCCTGGGAATGGCTACCCCATGAAGGCACAACTGCAAATTATGG TGCTATCAGCAAAACTGAAAGAGAACAAGAAGAACTGGTTTGGCCCCAGTCCATATGTTGAAGTTGCAGTTGACGGCCAGTCCAAAAAGACCGAAAAATGCAACAACACCCACAATCCCAAATGGAAGCAGCCGCTCACAGT AATTGTCACTCCTTTCAGCAAGCTCATCTTCCGGGTATGGAGTCACCAGACCTTGAAGTCGGACGTATTGTTAGGAATGGCAACTCTGGAGGTCAGCGAAACACTCAAATCCAACGACATGAATA TCTCTGAGGTGGTGCAGACCCTGCAGCTGAGTGCAGACAAAGACCAGACAGATGTGGTGggggacctgtctgtctgtctggacggCATGCAAGTCGACCCAGAGATGTTTGCCTCTGCTGCTGAGGCCAACAGCCGAA GTACGTCAAATGGGGAATCGCAACACAACGGGGATCATGATGTGAG GCGGAGTAGAGACTGCTCTCCTTCTGTGGATGGTTTGGAGCACAGAGCTTCCCCAACTGGGCGTGCGGTCGCAGTGAACGGCACAGGGTCTCCCGCTCTGTCAGCAGGGGGCTCCAAGGGGAATCCTCTACGGCCCCCCAGGCCCTCCCGACCCCCACCACCCACCCCACGCAGACCAACCTCCTCTCCAG CATCCTCTAATAGTTCCATACCAACTGAAGGAAGCGATGGCCCCAGCTCAGAAACCCCAGTCCGTATGCCTGCACCTGCAGTACCAGCCGCAGACCCCAATGCCCCACCCCCTACACACGACCAGAGCCAAGCAATAGCAGCCAGACAAGCAGCCAGTGTTGCCCCAGGCACCCCCAGAGTCCCCACTGTCGCTGCAGGCCCACTGCTTCCTGG ATGGGAGCAGAGGGTGGATCAGAACGGAAGGCTGTATTTTGTAGATCATGTGGAAAAGAGGACAACGTGGGAGCGGCCTGAGCCTCTACCTTCTGG GTGGGAGCGGCGAGTGGACCCCATGGGCAGGGTCTACTTTGTCGACCACATCACCAGAACTACCACCTGGCAACGGCCCACTATGGAGACGGTACGGAACTATGAACAGTGGCAGCACCAACGCAACCAGCTACAAGGTGCCATGCAGCAGTTCAACCAGCGCTTCATATTTGGGGTGAATGGG CTCCAGGACCAGGTTCCAGCCACTGAGAATAAGCAGTTTGATCCCCTGGGCCCGCTGCCACATGGATGGG AGAAAAGAACTGACAGCAACGAGAGAGTGTACTTTGTCCAACACACCACACGGACTACACAGTGGGAGGACCCTCGCACTCAGGG gctgCTGAATGAAAAGCCTCTCCCAGAGGGCTGGGAGATGAGGTTCACTGTCGACGGCATCCCATACTTTGTGGACCATAACAGGAGAGCCACTACATACATCGACCCTCGCACTGGAACATCCTCACT TGAAAACGGGCCCCAGATTACTTACGTCCGAGACTTTAAAGCCAAAGTCCAGTACTTCAGATTCTGGTGCCAG CAATTGTCAATGCCTCAGCACATCAAGATCACTGTCACCCGCAAAACCCTGTTTGAGGACTCGTTCCAACAA ATAATGAGCTTCAATGCACAGGACCTCCGCAGGAGACTATGGATCATATTCCCTGGGGAAGAAGGCCTCGATTATGGTGGGGTGGCAAG GGAGTGGTTTTTCCTGCTGTCTCACGAGGTGCTGAACCCCATGTACTGCCTGTTTGAATATGCTGGGAAGGACAACTACTGCCTGCAGATCAACCCTGCCTCATACATCAACCCTGACCACCTCAAATACTTTAAATTCATTGGACGCTTCATCGCTATG GCTCTTTTTCATGGGAAGTTCATTGACACAGGCTTCTCGCTGCCGTTCTACAAGCGCATGCTGAACAAGCCATGGGCACTGAAAGATCTTGAGTCCATTGACACAGAATTCTACAATTCTCTTATCTGGATTAA GGAGAATGACATCGAGGAGTGTGGCCTGGAGATGTACTTCTCCGTGGACAAAGAGATTCTGGGTGAAATTACCACTCATGAGCTCAAGCCGGACGGTGGCGAGGTCCTGGTCACTGAGGAGAACAAGGGGGAGTATATTAG GCTTGTAGCAGAGTGGAGGTTGTCCAGAGGTGTGGAGGAGCAGACCCAGGCCTTCTTTGAGGGTTTCAACGAGGTCCTCCCACAGCAGTACCTGCAGTACTTTGACGCCAAAGAACTGGAG GTGATGCTGTGTGGGATGCAGGAGATCGACCTGACAGACTGGCAGAGGAACACCATCTACAGACACTACGCACGCAGCAGCAAGCAGGTCCTCTGGTTCTGGCAG CTCATCAAAGAGATGGACAACGAGAAGCGGATGAGGCTCCTCCAGTTCGTCACAGGCACCTGTCGCCTTCCTGTTGGAGGCTTTGCTGACCTATTGG GGAGCAATGGCCCGCAGAAGTTCTGCATTGAGAAGGTGGGAAAGGAGAACTGGCTGCCCAGAAGTCACACCTG CTTCAATCGATTGGATCTGCCTCCTTACAAAAGCTATGAGCAGCTGAAGGAGAAATTGATGTTTGCGATTGAAGAGACTGAGGGCTTTGGGCAGGAGTGA
- the LOC129829971 gene encoding E3 ubiquitin-protein ligase Itchy-like isoform X2, producing MASSIAKPGPGNGYPMKAQLQIMVLSAKLKENKKNWFGPSPYVEVAVDGQSKKTEKCNNTHNPKWKQPLTVIVTPFSKLIFRVWSHQTLKSDVLLGMATLEVSETLKSNDMNISEVVQTLQLSADKDQTDVVGDLSVCLDGMQVDPEMFASAAEANSRSTSNGESQHNGDHDVRRSRDCSPSVDGLEHRASPTGRAVAVNGTGSPALSAGGSKGNPLRPPRPSRPPPPTPRRPTSSPASSNSSIPTEGSDGPSSETPVRMPAPAVPAADPNAPPPTHDQSQAIAARQAASVAPGTPRVPTVAAGPLLPGWEQRVDQNGRLYFVDHVEKRTTWERPEPLPSGWERRVDPMGRVYFVDHITRTTTWQRPTMETVRNYEQWQHQRNQLQGAMQQFNQRFIFGVNGLQDQVPATENKQFDPLGPLPHGWEKRTDSNERVYFVQHTTRTTQWEDPRTQGLLNEKPLPEGWEMRFTVDGIPYFVDHNRRATTYIDPRTGTSSLENGPQITYVRDFKAKVQYFRFWCQQLSMPQHIKITVTRKTLFEDSFQQIMSFNAQDLRRRLWIIFPGEEGLDYGGVAREWFFLLSHEVLNPMYCLFEYAGKDNYCLQINPASYINPDHLKYFKFIGRFIAMALFHGKFIDTGFSLPFYKRMLNKPWALKDLESIDTEFYNSLIWIKENDIEECGLEMYFSVDKEILGEITTHELKPDGGEVLVTEENKGEYIRLVAEWRLSRGVEEQTQAFFEGFNEVLPQQYLQYFDAKELEVMLCGMQEIDLTDWQRNTIYRHYARSSKQVLWFWQLIKEMDNEKRMRLLQFVTGTCRLPVGGFADLLGSNGPQKFCIEKVGKENWLPRSHTCFNRLDLPPYKSYEQLKEKLMFAIEETEGFGQE from the exons ATGGCCTCCAGCATTGCTAAACCAGGCCCTGGGAATGGCTACCCCATGAAGGCACAACTGCAAATTATGG TGCTATCAGCAAAACTGAAAGAGAACAAGAAGAACTGGTTTGGCCCCAGTCCATATGTTGAAGTTGCAGTTGACGGCCAGTCCAAAAAGACCGAAAAATGCAACAACACCCACAATCCCAAATGGAAGCAGCCGCTCACAGT AATTGTCACTCCTTTCAGCAAGCTCATCTTCCGGGTATGGAGTCACCAGACCTTGAAGTCGGACGTATTGTTAGGAATGGCAACTCTGGAGGTCAGCGAAACACTCAAATCCAACGACATGAATA TCTCTGAGGTGGTGCAGACCCTGCAGCTGAGTGCAGACAAAGACCAGACAGATGTGGTGggggacctgtctgtctgtctggacggCATGCAAGTCGACCCAGAGATGTTTGCCTCTGCTGCTGAGGCCAACAGCCGAA GTACGTCAAATGGGGAATCGCAACACAACGGGGATCATGATGTGAG GCGGAGTAGAGACTGCTCTCCTTCTGTGGATGGTTTGGAGCACAGAGCTTCCCCAACTGGGCGTGCGGTCGCAGTGAACGGCACAGGGTCTCCCGCTCTGTCAGCAGGGGGCTCCAAGGGGAATCCTCTACGGCCCCCCAGGCCCTCCCGACCCCCACCACCCACCCCACGCAGACCAACCTCCTCTCCAG CATCCTCTAATAGTTCCATACCAACTGAAGGAAGCGATGGCCCCAGCTCAGAAACCCCAGTCCGTATGCCTGCACCTGCAGTACCAGCCGCAGACCCCAATGCCCCACCCCCTACACACGACCAGAGCCAAGCAATAGCAGCCAGACAAGCAGCCAGTGTTGCCCCAGGCACCCCCAGAGTCCCCACTGTCGCTGCAGGCCCACTGCTTCCTGG ATGGGAGCAGAGGGTGGATCAGAACGGAAGGCTGTATTTTGTAGATCATGTGGAAAAGAGGACAACGTGGGAGCGGCCTGAGCCTCTACCTTCTGG GTGGGAGCGGCGAGTGGACCCCATGGGCAGGGTCTACTTTGTCGACCACATCACCAGAACTACCACCTGGCAACGGCCCACTATGGAGACGGTACGGAACTATGAACAGTGGCAGCACCAACGCAACCAGCTACAAGGTGCCATGCAGCAGTTCAACCAGCGCTTCATATTTGGGGTGAATGGG CTCCAGGACCAGGTTCCAGCCACTGAGAATAAGCAGTTTGATCCCCTGGGCCCGCTGCCACATGGATGGG AGAAAAGAACTGACAGCAACGAGAGAGTGTACTTTGTCCAACACACCACACGGACTACACAGTGGGAGGACCCTCGCACTCAGGG gctgCTGAATGAAAAGCCTCTCCCAGAGGGCTGGGAGATGAGGTTCACTGTCGACGGCATCCCATACTTTGTGGACCATAACAGGAGAGCCACTACATACATCGACCCTCGCACTGGAACATCCTCACT TGAAAACGGGCCCCAGATTACTTACGTCCGAGACTTTAAAGCCAAAGTCCAGTACTTCAGATTCTGGTGCCAG CAATTGTCAATGCCTCAGCACATCAAGATCACTGTCACCCGCAAAACCCTGTTTGAGGACTCGTTCCAACAA ATAATGAGCTTCAATGCACAGGACCTCCGCAGGAGACTATGGATCATATTCCCTGGGGAAGAAGGCCTCGATTATGGTGGGGTGGCAAG GGAGTGGTTTTTCCTGCTGTCTCACGAGGTGCTGAACCCCATGTACTGCCTGTTTGAATATGCTGGGAAGGACAACTACTGCCTGCAGATCAACCCTGCCTCATACATCAACCCTGACCACCTCAAATACTTTAAATTCATTGGACGCTTCATCGCTATG GCTCTTTTTCATGGGAAGTTCATTGACACAGGCTTCTCGCTGCCGTTCTACAAGCGCATGCTGAACAAGCCATGGGCACTGAAAGATCTTGAGTCCATTGACACAGAATTCTACAATTCTCTTATCTGGATTAA GGAGAATGACATCGAGGAGTGTGGCCTGGAGATGTACTTCTCCGTGGACAAAGAGATTCTGGGTGAAATTACCACTCATGAGCTCAAGCCGGACGGTGGCGAGGTCCTGGTCACTGAGGAGAACAAGGGGGAGTATATTAG GCTTGTAGCAGAGTGGAGGTTGTCCAGAGGTGTGGAGGAGCAGACCCAGGCCTTCTTTGAGGGTTTCAACGAGGTCCTCCCACAGCAGTACCTGCAGTACTTTGACGCCAAAGAACTGGAG GTGATGCTGTGTGGGATGCAGGAGATCGACCTGACAGACTGGCAGAGGAACACCATCTACAGACACTACGCACGCAGCAGCAAGCAGGTCCTCTGGTTCTGGCAG CTCATCAAAGAGATGGACAACGAGAAGCGGATGAGGCTCCTCCAGTTCGTCACAGGCACCTGTCGCCTTCCTGTTGGAGGCTTTGCTGACCTATTGG GGAGCAATGGCCCGCAGAAGTTCTGCATTGAGAAGGTGGGAAAGGAGAACTGGCTGCCCAGAAGTCACACCTG CTTCAATCGATTGGATCTGCCTCCTTACAAAAGCTATGAGCAGCTGAAGGAGAAATTGATGTTTGCGATTGAAGAGACTGAGGGCTTTGGGCAGGAGTGA